Proteins encoded in a region of the Nicotiana tomentosiformis chromosome 9, ASM39032v3, whole genome shotgun sequence genome:
- the LOC104112007 gene encoding pectinesterase-like codes for MANKKVVIGGIASILVVACVVAACVTLTQKDETSSTGQVTTSTKSVEAMCQPTPYKQTCEKTLSSAKNVTDPKDFIKVAFEATVTDIKNAIMNTDLIMKAASDPKTKDALHACEELFDLAIEDLRTSVSKLESFDLTKIKDIVDDLKTWLSAVVAYEETCLDAFEKTDGDTGEKMAKLLNTTRELSINGLAMVNSFGEMITQTTGLSRKLLTTDESSFVEASNRKLLQISNAKPNAVVAQDGSGQYKTITDALKAVPKKNTEPFVILIKAGIYKEYVDVEKGMTNVVFIGEGSTKTKITGNKAVKEPGIGSTWHTCTVGVSGEGFVARDIGFENTAGAVKEQAVALRVNADKAVIYNCKIDGYQDTLYAHSGRQFYRDCIITGTIDFVFGDAAAVFQNCKLIVRKPGDGQNCMVTAQGRTTPASKGALVMQNCEIKAEPEFLATKPPIKAFLGRPWKEYSRTIIMQSYIDGFIDPTGWAPWNTTEFGIHTCWYAEYQNRGPGASLDKRISHWRGYQKGISGDVANSFTAGLFINPTDSSFLPKADIPYEAGMMKV; via the exons atggcGAATAAGAAAGTGGTCATTGGTGGAATAGCCTCAATTCTTGTGGTGGCTTGTGTGGTAGCAGCATGTGTTACACTCACACAAAAAGATGAAACTTCATCTACTGGCCAAGTCACAACTTCTACAAAATCAGTAGAAGCTATGTGCCAACCAACCCCTTACAAACAAACTTGTGAAAAAACCCTCTCCTCAGCCAAAAATGTGACTGATCCAAAGGATTTTATTAAAGTGGCATTTGAAGCTACTGTGACTGACATTAAAAATGCAATCATGAACACTGATTTGATCATGAAAGCTGCTAGTGATCCTAAAACCAAAGACGCGCTTCACGCTTGTGAAGAGCTCTttgatcttgccattgaagatcTAAGGACTTCTGTATCGAAATTGGAAAGCTTTGATCTAACCAAAATTAAGGACATCGTCGATGACCTTAAGACATGGCTTAGCGCTGTGGTTGCTTACGAGGAAACTTGCTTGGACGCTTTTGAAAAAACAGATGGTGATACAGGTGAGAAAATGGCGAAGCTATTGAACACAACTCGGGAGCTAAGTATCAACGGTCTTGCTATGGTCAATAGCTTCGGTGAAATGATCACACAAACCACAGGCCTTAGCCGAAAATTGTTAACTACTGATGAATCTTCGTTTGTTGAGGCTAGTAACCGTAAGCTTCTGCAAATTTCTAACGCAAAGCCTAACGCCGTGGTTGCTCAGGATGGAAGTGGACAATATAAGACCATTACTGATGCACTTAAAGCTGTGCCAAAGAAGAATACAGAGCCATTTGTTATCCTAATTAAGGCTGGTATATACAAAGAATACGTTGACGTCGAAAAAGGCATGACAAATGTTGTGTTTATTGGTGAAGGCTCAACCAAGACCAAAATTACTGGTAATAAGGCCGTAAAGGAACCTGGCATTGGTTCAACTTGGCATACTTGCACTGTTG GTGTGAGTGGAGAAGGTTTCGTGGCTAGGGATATAGGATTCGAGAACACAGCAGGAGCAGTGAAAGAACAAGCAGTTGCACTACGAGTGAATGCTGACAAGGCAGTTATCTACAACTGCAAAATCGATGGTTACCAAGACACACTATACGCACACTCTGGTAGACAGTTTTATCGCGATTGTATCATTACAGGAACCATAGATTTCGTGTTTGGTGATGCAGCTGCCGTATTCCAAAACTGCAAATTAATAGTAAGGAAGCCAGGTGATGGTCAGAATTGCATGGTAACTGCTCAGGGAAGGACCACACCTGCTTCGAAAGGTGCACTCGTTATGCAAAATTGCGAGATCAAAGCAGAACCAGAATTCCTAGCAACAAAACCACCAATTAAGGCATTTCTTGGACGTCCATGGAAAGAATATTCACGAACAATAATCATGCAATCGTATATCGACGGATTCATTGATCCAACAGGGTGGGCGCCATGGAATACAACTGAGTTTGGAATACATACTTGTTGGTACGCTGAGTATCAGAATAGAGGTCCAGGAGCTAGCCTTGACAAAAGAATTAGTCATTGGAGAGGTTACCAGAAGGGAATTTCAGGAGATGTTGCAAATTCATTTACTGCTGGTCTATTTATTAACCCCACAGATAGTAGCTTTCTTCCTAAGGCTGATATTCCCTATGAGGCTGGCATGATGAAGGTGTAA